In the Silene latifolia isolate original U9 population chromosome 1, ASM4854445v1, whole genome shotgun sequence genome, GCAAGGGTAATCAGGGCTGCTGAGGCTCATCAAGCTTATGCTGCTCAACAAGCTCAGTCTCAATCATCGAAAGATTCAACCGGTaattctccatttctttttattttacttttctCGTGATTAATGGTGTTGGATGTTGTGGCTAGTTGAGTGCATAGAGAAAGGAGGATGTGAGTAAGGCTAAAGAAAGTAAACAATCCATAAACAATCAGGTGAATGAGAGAGTGAAATATAATGAATGTCGTAGGTGACTATTgagacaaaagaaaaaaaaaacctttgTCACAATTTAATGGCGTATATCAGTATAATGAATGTCATGGCCAGGTGTATCCGAGAAAGATGAGGATGAGGCTGAAATGCTGAAAAGAACAGTccaagtcagcaaccttgttccTAATGTCACCGCTGAACATTTGAAACTGCTTTTTGGTCTTCAGGGTGTTGTAGTCGAGTGTACCGTCACTGATTCACAGCACTCTGCTTACATAGAGTACTCAAAACCTGAACAAGCAACAGCTGCACTTGCTCTAAACAATATGAAACTTGGTGGTCGCCCCTTGAACGTTGAGATGGCAAAATCTCTTCCTCCTAAACCTGCTACGTCGTAGGCATCTTCTTCCTTCCCAtatttcttttcttatttttttcccGCTTTCATCTTTCTTTCGTAATACTTCGCTTATATGGCATCCATCTTTAAATTCcttcaaaaaatattattttacaatattttatttttaagttacaattttatttgaaaaaacaATTCGCCTCGCATGCACTCGGTGGATGTTGTTTGCATTTTCGGTAGTGTTATGCTATTTTGGTTTCTTCCAATTTCTATCTTGTGGTATAGTTCATTTGTTTATTTGTGGAAGGTGGTGGATCTAGTTTTCTGTGCCCACGCTATTCCTTTATCGTGATTTAGGTGTTTTGGATAACTGTTTTATATGATGGTTTACATTTCGGCCTAAAGCGATTTAATTGTTATGCAGGGAGTAAGGTTGTGCCTGCTGTTCCAAGTAATCTTGACAAGCATTGTATTGAATCTCAAAATCACGTCAAGGCACCTTTTCCTTTGCTTGGAGAAGAAGGCACCTTTTCCTTTGCTTGGAGAAGAGTACTTCTTTCCTCGTCATCCAGTTCGTGGTAGAATGAAACCATCAGAAGAAATGCATGACTTTTATGTCTCTTCAATGTAGATGCTTACTACATTTGTACTTCTGGGGTTTATTTGAACCATTTGCCAAAGTTAAAAAGGCTAACCACCATTTTCGCGAATGTTTTTGAGTATAAAACGccatttaagaaaaaaattcCAAGAATTGCATGATGTAATTGTTTCGGCCAATCTGAATTGGGGAAGAACACAAGAACATCATTTATACGATCTACAATTCTAATTATCAAAATTTTTCGTCCATTTATGAGCAATACTGTCAAAAAGCCTCTCTAGTGTTTTAATCTCGCAAACAATAAGCATACCTGAGTACcacctaggtagcaccaaaacggacacggacacgacacggacacgtgatacggcatcccatgaaatttaggacacgggacacgctatttaaatttaataaaaaaacatattttatagttataaataacgtatgattttatttttgtaatgtatttgattctaaatttaatgTATTTGATACTAAATTTAGGTAACTGAAGGTAAAAGTCGACTTTAACTATAACTAATTCTAATTTCGCACCCAAACCAATCTTCTAGTCAATCTCTTTTGAGAATTTATTCCTCGTTTAAACTATAACATGATTAGgggtgtgtccgacgagtgtcgggtgtccgagtgtcggacacggtgtcggacacgggacggctagtttggaggagtgtccgtgctacctagagTACCACACAAGAAAAGAAAACACAGTTGGAAATTCGAATAATAAATTACTAGTTTAAACCCGTgccaaattgcacgggtatgtatttaggACGATATGAATGTTTTTTTGATGAATTTTTTCATTTGCATTTCTATTATAATAATCTaattattaattatgtaattatgtaattcattccgaTTACATGCAATTAATTTCATTTGTTCCGATTGTatgtaattatttcataatttttttttaagacggaaattgtcgcatgtttgtattggTAGAAATAAATTCTTTGCACACCAACGGGACTCATCATAAcctgaatttcaaaaaaaaaaaaaaaggaatgtaCAAATGACGTGGCTTAATGTGCAccgagtattgtcttctgaattaataaagataagatttggCAGCGTCGATACATTACTTCAAATCGTGGATAATTTTTCATAaggcaaatttaacaaaaataacccaacctttattatgtcttccagaaataactcaaccttttaacttaaacaataataatccaatctttatatttttgtcacaaaaatatcccaaaatctcACATAAACTAATTTCTACCTAATATTGAGAAATGATATTTTGTAAAAAAATTTTATAAATCTTTATATAAAGTTTATTTTGCGATATCATACTTAAAAAAAATCATaaccaaaaaaatttgaaaaattataaTTTTCTTAGTTATAAATGGAAAATTAACTAATAAAACAAATATataagtttttgaaaaaaaaaatagtttggAAAAGATTGCAAGTTTCAAACTTTTTTAATGTTAGCGAAAATTTGTAGAGTTGATAGCCATGTTTGTGATTTCTAAATGAATAAACAGTTTGGTGAAGATGAAAGTTTGGATCTTTTTAACTTTctacttgattatttgattttatgTAGTGTTAATAAACTTTATATAAAGATTTATGAAACTATTTTACAAAAtatcatttctcaatattaaGTAGAAATTAGTTTAGGTgagattttgggatatttttgtgacaaaaatacaaaggttggattattattgtttaagTTAAAAGGCTGGTTATTTCTGGAAGACATATcaaaggttgggttattttttttttaaattgtagGTAGGTAGGAACTCATCCTCCATATAAAAGGAAACCTTAAATTTCTCAAGAATGAGTTCTTTAAAGGCAAATTTAACATAAATAACCCAACGTTTATAAAGTCTTCCAACAATAACCCGACCTCTTAAGtttaacaaaaataacccaaaCTTTATGTTTGTATTACAAAAATATCCCAAATTatttcatatgtataactttttACCTAATTTAAGATTTTAACAATTTAATGtgatatcaatactatatattaaatccagaagccaaaggacttcaatgtaattaaagaaagtcatacaaattaattatactatatagttttaaatcaatagcaccgtgtgatggacccgattaagggatctcaatgcaaatattatatagtttgggttaaaattaaattatatagaagcttgataatttttttaaacatggttaatttccttaaaataaaataattaattaagatggtcaattttcttaaaataaaataattaattaagatggtcaatttcaaggaaactaaaagaaagaagatggctggtaattttcctaaatatttatagaagactagaagatggtcaatttccttgaaataaaataattaattagtataatcatgcacacttatggtattaattattatcatcataaaattatatattaaacttaaaatctatgcaattttattaaactttatagtttattagatgtatatagatgttaattatttaacatacaaaaatataataagtaggttataaataattcaagttagattccataatatataatattgcataattctttcgatttgatttaatgcatatatgtaatatatttatataaatacataattctcttaaaattgcatgtctaagtagtaaaaagtaatttcgtcagtaaagaaaagaattgtagtaacattggataaagttatatgataataatctcactcatttgaatagtaaaagtaacattattatcaacgagattagtgagagtggtagaaacaacgggagtagtgaaataatcaatattaatgtggcaatagtgaaagtaacaataattacggcgggagtagggaaattatcaatattaatgcggcagtagtgacagtaacaataattacggcgggagtagtgaaagtaacaat is a window encoding:
- the LOC141592606 gene encoding uncharacterized protein LOC141592606 produces the protein MEEEQPSFLTRGTPFDRTGSVSCSFSDLLRMIPKLVPGPSESVLVPGIKPVCRGFLQSRCFKTDCNLEHPTHVSLVAAIQEAYVNGTMSQVPVAPPSAASMVAARVIRAAEAHQAYAAQQAQSQSSKDSTGVSEKDEDEAEMLKRTVQVSNLVPNVTAEHLKLLFGLQGVVVECTVTDSQHSAYIEYSKPEQATAALALNNMKLGGRPLNVEMAKSLPPKPATSE